A genome region from Streptomyces sp. S4.7 includes the following:
- a CDS encoding alpha/beta hydrolase: protein MHPTIPGFTYRRVPVADDVTLNVAVGGSGSPVMLLHGFPQTHLMWRHVAVELAAHHTVICPDLRGYGASDKPIEDAEDAEAGGVTYAKRTMGADAVALARALGHERFALAGHDRGALVAIRTALDHPEVITHLASLDVLPTLDTWDVMHGTGAAVGFHLYLMAQPPGLPERMIGASADEFFGHFLDIWTRDPGAIPADIRAAYLAASRASVPSVVADYRASAGIDVVHDQADRDAGNRLRMPVTVLQQDWGAALGFDAAARWRAWAPDLHHSTVSCGHFMAEEAPEDVVRAVRDLLTR from the coding sequence ATGCACCCCACCATCCCCGGCTTCACCTACCGGCGCGTCCCCGTCGCCGACGACGTCACCCTCAACGTCGCCGTCGGCGGCTCGGGCAGCCCGGTCATGCTTCTGCACGGCTTCCCGCAGACCCACCTCATGTGGCGGCACGTCGCCGTCGAACTCGCCGCCCACCACACCGTCATCTGCCCCGACCTGCGCGGTTACGGCGCGAGCGACAAGCCCATCGAGGACGCCGAGGACGCCGAGGCCGGTGGGGTCACGTATGCCAAGCGCACCATGGGCGCCGACGCCGTCGCGCTCGCCCGTGCCCTGGGGCACGAGCGGTTCGCACTGGCCGGTCACGACCGCGGCGCGCTCGTGGCGATCCGGACGGCCCTCGACCACCCGGAGGTGATCACCCACCTCGCCTCGCTCGACGTCCTGCCCACCCTCGACACCTGGGACGTGATGCACGGCACCGGCGCCGCCGTCGGCTTCCACCTCTATCTGATGGCCCAGCCGCCCGGTCTGCCCGAGCGGATGATCGGCGCGAGCGCGGACGAATTCTTCGGCCACTTCCTCGACATCTGGACGCGCGATCCGGGGGCGATCCCGGCCGACATCCGGGCCGCGTATCTGGCGGCCTCCCGCGCGTCCGTCCCCTCCGTCGTCGCCGACTACCGCGCCTCGGCCGGGATCGACGTCGTCCACGACCAGGCGGACCGCGACGCCGGGAACCGGCTGCGGATGCCGGTGACCGTCCTCCAGCAGGACTGGGGCGCGGCGCTGGGCTTCGACGCCGCCGCGCGCTGGCGCGCCTGGGCGCCCGACCTGCACCACTCCACCGTCTCCTGCGGCCACTTCATGGCGGAGGAGGCACCGGAGGACGTCGTCAGGGCCGTTCGCGACCTCCTCACCCGCTGA
- a CDS encoding AfsR/SARP family transcriptional regulator, producing the protein MERDEVRFGVLGPVTAGRATGGTADDRRGPIALKGPRHRAVLARLIVARRRVVPVARLVADLWADPPPGAVGAVQTFVADLRRALEPGRPPRAPARLLVTEGSGYALRASPDAVDAWRFETAVGEAAELPADRALPRLDEALELWRGPAYADFEHEQWVRGERARLAELRLRSVERRAGAQLALGRAAEAVPDLDAHLADHPWREEAWRLLALALYRTDRQGDALAVLRRARSTLVEQLGVDPGPGLRRLEADILAQDPALRATAGQAGPTETAARLWTRAAAAYDRTVAAGARARLETTVGLLRDLAVTGGGGLAAVREHRMAAVAAAEEFGDPVLTGRVIGAFDVPAIWTRGDDPELARQIVAAAERTLAALPPRGVSGTYDTYDTYGAVRCRLLATVAVETRGSHSSRGPQAASQAEAIARCLDDPALLAFALNGAFMQSFTRAGLAPRRAEIGAELVELGSRHGLVTYEVLGRLIGLQAHGALGDFRSADAHATAADRLAARHELPLVGVFTRWYGALRLAASGDLTGAWRAYESAAADLPGAGMPGLTHGLLPLALLSLHLADGPRVPPRDAVDPAADWGPYRPWIAPLAALASGDRAAARTALRALPDPPRDLLYEACCCLEATAALELGDRAVLIRARERLLPASAELAGAGSGLLTLGPVSGYLSAITSALRD; encoded by the coding sequence ATGGAACGGGACGAGGTCCGGTTCGGCGTACTCGGCCCCGTGACCGCCGGGCGCGCCACCGGGGGCACCGCCGACGACCGGCGCGGCCCGATCGCCCTCAAGGGCCCGCGCCACCGCGCCGTACTGGCCCGTCTGATCGTCGCCCGCCGCCGTGTCGTCCCCGTCGCCCGGCTGGTCGCCGACCTGTGGGCGGACCCGCCGCCCGGCGCGGTCGGCGCCGTACAGACCTTCGTCGCCGACCTCCGCCGCGCCCTGGAACCAGGCCGTCCGCCCCGTGCCCCCGCCCGGCTGCTCGTCACCGAGGGCTCCGGTTACGCGCTGCGCGCCTCGCCGGACGCCGTCGACGCCTGGCGTTTCGAGACGGCGGTCGGCGAGGCCGCGGAGCTGCCGGCCGATCGGGCGCTGCCCCGGCTCGACGAGGCGCTGGAGCTGTGGCGGGGGCCCGCGTACGCGGACTTCGAGCACGAGCAGTGGGTACGGGGCGAGCGTGCCCGCCTCGCCGAACTGCGGCTCCGTTCGGTCGAGCGCAGGGCCGGCGCCCAGCTGGCCCTCGGCCGCGCCGCCGAAGCCGTCCCCGACCTGGACGCGCATCTGGCCGACCACCCCTGGCGCGAGGAGGCGTGGCGGCTGCTGGCGCTCGCGCTGTACCGGACGGACCGCCAGGGGGACGCGCTCGCCGTCCTGCGCCGGGCCCGGTCGACGTTGGTGGAGCAGCTCGGCGTGGATCCGGGGCCGGGGCTGCGCAGGCTGGAGGCGGACATCCTGGCGCAGGATCCGGCTCTCCGCGCCACCGCAGGGCAGGCGGGGCCCACCGAGACGGCCGCGCGCCTGTGGACACGGGCGGCGGCGGCGTACGACCGTACGGTCGCGGCCGGCGCCCGCGCCCGGCTGGAGACGACGGTGGGCCTGCTCCGCGACCTCGCGGTGACCGGTGGCGGCGGGCTGGCGGCCGTCCGTGAGCACCGCATGGCAGCCGTCGCCGCCGCCGAGGAGTTCGGCGACCCGGTACTGACCGGCCGGGTGATCGGCGCCTTCGACGTCCCCGCGATCTGGACCCGCGGCGACGATCCCGAACTGGCGCGGCAGATCGTCGCCGCCGCCGAACGCACCCTGGCCGCCCTGCCGCCGCGCGGCGTATCCGGTACGTACGACACGTACGACACGTACGGCGCGGTGCGCTGCCGGCTGCTGGCGACCGTCGCGGTCGAGACGCGCGGCTCGCACTCCTCGCGCGGCCCGCAGGCCGCGAGCCAGGCGGAGGCGATCGCCCGGTGCCTCGACGACCCGGCGCTGCTGGCGTTCGCGCTGAACGGCGCGTTCATGCAGTCCTTCACCCGTGCCGGTCTCGCACCCCGCCGCGCCGAAATCGGCGCGGAGCTGGTCGAGTTGGGATCCCGGCACGGACTGGTGACCTACGAGGTCCTCGGTCGTCTGATCGGCCTTCAGGCGCACGGCGCGCTCGGCGACTTCCGGTCGGCCGACGCCCACGCCACCGCCGCCGACCGCCTGGCGGCCCGCCACGAACTCCCGCTCGTGGGCGTCTTCACCCGGTGGTACGGCGCCTTGCGCCTGGCTGCTTCCGGTGACCTCACCGGGGCCTGGCGGGCGTACGAGTCCGCCGCCGCCGACCTCCCGGGCGCTGGCATGCCGGGCCTGACCCACGGCCTCCTGCCCCTGGCCCTGTTGTCGCTGCACCTCGCCGACGGCCCGCGCGTTCCGCCGCGCGACGCGGTCGACCCGGCGGCGGACTGGGGCCCGTACCGCCCCTGGATCGCCCCGCTCGCCGCTCTCGCCTCGGGCGACCGCGCCGCCGCCCGCACCGCACTGCGCGCGCTGCCGGACCCGCCCCGCGATCTGCTGTACGAGGCGTGCTGCTGTCTGGAGGCGACGGCGGCGCTGGAGCTGGGCGATCGCGCCGTGCTCATCCGCGCCCGCGAGCGCCTGCTGCCCGCGTCCGCCGAACTCGCGGGCGCGGGCAGCGGGTTGCTCACCCTCGGCCCGGTGAGCGGCTATCTCTCGGCGATCACCTCGGCGCTGCGGGACTGA